CAGGGCTTTGGCCGCGGCGGACGCATGAAGATTGAGACCGATAAGGCCCACATTCTCTCCGGTGTGCGTCACGGCAAGACGATTGGTTCGCCGATTTCCATTCTGCTGGAGAATAAAGACTGGGCAAACTGGGAAGAGTCGCTGCCGGTGGAGTCCGGCGATCCTGATAAGCACAAGCGCGTCGCATCTCCGCGTCCCGGACACGCCGATCTTGCCGGCGCTCTGAAGTACAATTTTCCTGAAGCTCGATACATTTTGGAACGCGCTTCCGCTCGCGAATCCGCAGCGCGCGTCGCCATTGGCGCAATCGCCAAACTCCTATTGCGCGAGCTTGGCATGGAAGTGCTCAGCCACGTGATCGCCGTAGGCAAGGCCACTCTGGCGAACGCCGAAGTGCCATGGGAAAAACTTCAGGAGCTGCATGCCAAGCCGGAAGTTCTGCTGAACTGCGCAGATGCCGATTCCGAGCAGCGCATGAAAGCTGAAGTCGATCACGCGCTGCGCACCGGAGACTCCATCGGCGGAGTCTTTGAGGTCGTCGCGCACAACGTACCTCCGGGCCTCGGTACCTTTGCCCAGTGGGACGAGCGCCTCGACGGCAGGCTGGCCATGTCCGTAATGTCATTGCAGGCAGTAAAAGCCGTCGAGATCGGCACAGGCGTTGAGTCGGCGCTTTCATTCGGCTCTGCCGTCCATGATGAAATTGGATACAACAAAAGCAGCGATGCGCACTTTACCGGCTTCACTCGCGCATCCAATCACGCGGGCGGAATTGAGGGCGGCATCTCCAACGGGCAAGACATTCTGGTGCGCGGCTATCTCAAGCCGATTTCAACTTTGCGGCGTCCGCTGGGCTCGGTGGATTTTGCCACGCGTGAGCCGGTCAAAGCCGCGTATGAGCGCTCCGATGTCTGCGTGGTCCCGGCTGCCGGCGTTGCCGCTGAGGCCATGGTGGCGCTCACCCTGGCGCGCTGCGCGCTGGAAAAGTTTGGCGGCGATTCCATCGTCGAAACGCGGCGAAATTTTGCCGGCTATCAACAACAATTGCGGGAGTTCTAGCAGAACGAATGATTTATCCAATCGTAGTCTATGGTGATCCGGTGCTGGAAAGGCCTGCTGAACCGGTCACAGAATTTAATGCTGAGCTGAAGAAGCTGGTCGATGACATGTTTGAATCCATGTACGCGGCACACGGTGTTGGGCTGGCGGCGCCGCAGATTGGCATTGGCAAGCGCATCGCCGTCATTGACACCACATTCAAAGAAGATCCCAACGCCAAACTCGTTCTGGTGAATCCGGAAGTTATTGGCCGTGAAGGCAAGCAGAACGGACAGGAAGGCTGCCTGAGCCTGCCTGATTTCCGTGAGAACGTCACGCGAGCCAACATCGTGACTGTCCGCGCGCAGGATGTAGAAGGGAACTGGTTTGAAAAGACCGGCGACGATCTGCTTGCCCGCGCCTTCCTGCATGAAATTGATCATCTGAATGGCAGGCTGTTTATCAGCCACGTGAGCGCGCTCAAGCGTGACCTGATCAAGCGCAAAATCAAAAAGCTGGTGCGCGCCGGCGAGTGGGCATGAAGCTGGTTTTTTGCGGCACGCCGATGTTTGCCGTGCCGTCACTCGAGCGCCTGCACGCCGCC
This region of Terriglobia bacterium genomic DNA includes:
- the aroC gene encoding chorismate synthase, producing the protein MLRYFTAGESHGEGLVAFLSGVPAGLGIDLAFLNRELWRRQQGFGRGGRMKIETDKAHILSGVRHGKTIGSPISILLENKDWANWEESLPVESGDPDKHKRVASPRPGHADLAGALKYNFPEARYILERASARESAARVAIGAIAKLLLRELGMEVLSHVIAVGKATLANAEVPWEKLQELHAKPEVLLNCADADSEQRMKAEVDHALRTGDSIGGVFEVVAHNVPPGLGTFAQWDERLDGRLAMSVMSLQAVKAVEIGTGVESALSFGSAVHDEIGYNKSSDAHFTGFTRASNHAGGIEGGISNGQDILVRGYLKPISTLRRPLGSVDFATREPVKAAYERSDVCVVPAAGVAAEAMVALTLARCALEKFGGDSIVETRRNFAGYQQQLREF
- the def gene encoding peptide deformylase translates to MIYPIVVYGDPVLERPAEPVTEFNAELKKLVDDMFESMYAAHGVGLAAPQIGIGKRIAVIDTTFKEDPNAKLVLVNPEVIGREGKQNGQEGCLSLPDFRENVTRANIVTVRAQDVEGNWFEKTGDDLLARAFLHEIDHLNGRLFISHVSALKRDLIKRKIKKLVRAGEWA